One stretch of Leptospira mtsangambouensis DNA includes these proteins:
- a CDS encoding spiro-SPASM protein: MMNRKDYNPSFAVVYLDSQSIQFLNQNFKPELWEEFVHRLSKTFPKIQIHINTNESLSQKINSSALKNQILLHDDVSKEYEFLLKLGKILPESKFKDPDWDEVCFLYFTGISPLLDSRLTETAWDRHKNFFSQYSYSENLPPGLTPTIITREFLTSLPDTLTTDIHSFFLKNINQYDVDIFYKAPDLRQLRLDFRLSSFRSLILIQGLLPLGKDLTYENLLSKLKENPNLFRSAPSYLEWEIYKGCELKCTFCPREFANLSNDGSFVSLEDVKSTITKLGNELSSPITISLTGNGEPLLHPNFKNIVLEILKLNSLSELIVETALYTNTDSLLSLIESLTPSDKEKLCVIVNVTTLNPDVYKSLYGKPKLEKVLGTIDLLSQNLPNKSLHVQMIKMKEVEEEIDPYFTFFEKKGINVILQKFNTFAHKLPERRVSDLTPIHRDFCWHLVRDLSLSVDGTVSICKQKQTEVIGNLYTETLGDVWQKGLDFFKHSFNGEHDKIPAPCLNCDEWYTFNA; the protein is encoded by the coding sequence ATGATGAACCGGAAAGACTATAACCCAAGTTTTGCGGTTGTCTATTTGGACTCCCAATCCATTCAATTTTTAAACCAAAATTTTAAACCTGAATTATGGGAAGAATTTGTACATCGCCTCTCCAAAACATTTCCCAAAATTCAAATTCATATCAATACAAACGAATCTCTTTCACAAAAAATAAATTCCAGTGCTTTAAAAAACCAAATTTTACTCCATGACGATGTATCCAAGGAATATGAATTTCTCCTCAAATTAGGAAAAATTTTGCCAGAGTCAAAGTTTAAAGATCCAGATTGGGATGAAGTTTGTTTTTTATATTTCACTGGAATATCTCCACTTTTAGATTCTAGACTAACAGAAACAGCATGGGATCGTCATAAAAACTTTTTTAGCCAGTATTCTTATTCGGAAAATTTACCGCCAGGGCTCACACCCACGATCATCACTCGTGAATTTCTTACTTCTTTACCGGATACACTGACCACTGACATCCATTCGTTTTTTCTAAAAAACATCAACCAATATGATGTAGATATTTTTTATAAGGCACCGGACCTTCGCCAACTTCGTTTGGACTTTCGACTTTCCTCTTTTCGTTCGCTAATTCTCATCCAAGGGTTATTGCCTTTGGGTAAAGATTTAACGTATGAAAATCTCCTTTCTAAATTAAAAGAAAATCCAAATTTATTTCGAAGTGCTCCTTCTTATTTGGAATGGGAAATTTATAAAGGTTGTGAGCTTAAATGTACATTTTGTCCGCGTGAGTTCGCAAATTTAAGTAATGATGGAAGTTTTGTTTCTTTAGAAGATGTAAAATCCACCATCACCAAACTGGGCAATGAACTTTCTTCTCCGATTACCATCAGTCTAACAGGAAATGGAGAACCCCTCCTCCACCCAAATTTTAAAAATATAGTTTTAGAAATTTTAAAATTAAATTCTTTATCGGAACTCATCGTCGAAACAGCTCTCTACACAAATACAGACTCATTGTTGTCTCTGATAGAAAGTTTAACTCCTTCGGATAAAGAAAAACTTTGTGTCATCGTAAATGTAACCACTTTAAATCCAGATGTTTACAAATCATTATATGGAAAACCAAAACTGGAAAAAGTGCTAGGTACGATTGATTTACTTTCGCAAAACCTTCCCAACAAATCATTACATGTGCAGATGATCAAAATGAAAGAAGTAGAAGAAGAGATTGATCCTTATTTTACTTTTTTTGAGAAAAAAGGAATCAATGTGATTCTACAAAAATTCAATACGTTTGCACACAAGCTCCCTGAACGTCGAGTGAGTGATCTCACTCCGATTCATAGAGATTTTTGTTGGCATTTGGTGCGAGATTTGTCTCTTTCCGTAGATGGAACTGTTTCCATTTGCAAACAAAAACAAACGGAAGTGATCGGAAATTTATATACAGAAACTCTCGGCGATGTTTGGCAAAAAGGATTGGATTTTTTTAAACATAGCTTTAATGGTGAACACGATAAAATTCCTGCCCCTTGTTTGAATTGTGATGAGTGGTATACTTTCAACGCGTGA
- a CDS encoding putative peptidyl-prolyl cis-trans isomerase yields the protein MQKGLRMPRLLILFFASVFVFSLFFAPIISLSSYESLNSVLVIVGPKSISSLDYEEGVERYKNLSRFFPNYRKKGSLHSQVVDFLIDRAVVDNAAEEESIQVNEKRIEAEIQKRMEAQGISDLEQFKKAVQTQFNLPYDVWLEDLPYQIKKGQLLQIKVSPPLPSEQEVQAWYNKNKAKVGSEFRFREIVFSPANSSIDEETRVFNELTEIRNKSLKDPSFFKLVASGPRNESRYRLNGGLVNWVPTFELYKSQPTTASVLTQVGGAGKISEVFRDDRKRYCLVFIEGMRPTPLDAVRKGIQGFLFREKEQTSFEDWVSNTRKNSSISIFDPIYIKEYNISNPEEKYNID from the coding sequence ATGCAAAAAGGACTTCGAATGCCTCGACTTTTGATTTTATTTTTTGCATCGGTTTTTGTTTTTAGCCTCTTTTTTGCTCCCATTATCAGTTTAAGTTCTTACGAATCTTTAAATTCCGTTTTAGTGATCGTTGGACCCAAATCCATCTCAAGTTTGGATTATGAAGAAGGTGTGGAACGTTACAAAAACCTATCTCGCTTTTTTCCCAATTATCGTAAAAAAGGATCTCTTCATTCCCAAGTGGTGGATTTTCTAATCGATCGAGCTGTGGTGGACAATGCTGCCGAAGAAGAATCCATCCAGGTCAATGAAAAACGAATCGAAGCAGAAATCCAAAAACGGATGGAAGCACAAGGAATTAGTGATCTGGAACAATTCAAAAAGGCCGTCCAAACCCAATTCAATTTACCTTATGATGTTTGGTTGGAAGATCTACCTTACCAAATCAAAAAAGGCCAACTTCTACAAATCAAAGTAAGTCCGCCTTTACCTTCAGAACAAGAAGTACAAGCTTGGTATAACAAAAACAAGGCGAAGGTGGGTTCTGAATTTAGATTTAGAGAAATTGTTTTTTCACCAGCCAATTCATCTATTGATGAAGAAACAAGAGTGTTTAATGAACTCACTGAAATTCGAAACAAATCTTTAAAAGATCCTTCTTTCTTTAAACTTGTTGCTTCTGGCCCAAGAAACGAATCTCGATATCGCTTGAACGGTGGACTCGTCAACTGGGTTCCAACCTTCGAACTATACAAATCCCAACCCACAACTGCTTCTGTATTAACACAAGTAGGTGGAGCTGGAAAAATTTCAGAAGTATTCCGTGATGATCGCAAACGTTATTGTTTAGTTTTCATTGAAGGAATGCGTCCCACTCCATTAGATGCAGTCAGAAAAGGGATCCAAGGATTTTTATTTCGAGAAAAGGAACAAACTTCTTTTGAAGACTGGGTTTCCAATACACGAAAAAATTCCTCCATCTCCATCTTTGATCCTATTTATATCAAAGAATACAATATCAGCAATCCGGAAGAAAAATACAATATAGACTAA
- a CDS encoding aspartate kinase translates to MSSKIVVQKYGGTSVGDTTKIQNVAKRIKRYHDEGQKVAVVVSAMGHTTDELVDLADQISKNPPKREMDMLLSTGEQVSIALLAIALNEIGVPAQSFTGSQLKILTDGNFSNGKIEMIDRSRIDEAFNKGKVVIVAGFQGIDKDENIVTLGRGGSDTSAVALAAALGADECEIYTDVDGVYTADPRKIPTAKMHKQITYEEMLELASLGAGVLHSRSVELGMNYNVVIHVRSSFHDKPGTLVMSEDKIMEKMKVSGVTAKGDQARVTIADVKDKPGIAAELFTQLANKDVIVDVIVQSSPRDGINTISFTIAKKDISAAKPIIDAYAKDHGNGKAEIDENISIVSAVGVGMKSHVGVAAKMFQSLAEKNINIEMISTSEIKISCVIKQNQAEDAVKALHTTFIG, encoded by the coding sequence ATGTCATCGAAAATCGTTGTCCAAAAATACGGTGGAACCTCCGTTGGTGACACCACTAAAATCCAAAATGTGGCCAAACGCATCAAACGTTACCACGACGAAGGCCAAAAAGTTGCCGTTGTAGTTTCTGCAATGGGACATACTACCGACGAACTTGTCGACCTTGCTGACCAAATTTCTAAAAATCCTCCCAAACGAGAAATGGATATGTTGCTCTCGACAGGTGAACAAGTCTCGATTGCTCTTCTTGCCATTGCTCTGAATGAAATTGGAGTCCCGGCACAATCCTTTACTGGTTCTCAATTAAAAATCTTAACTGATGGAAACTTCTCCAATGGAAAAATCGAAATGATCGATCGTTCTCGCATTGATGAAGCATTTAACAAAGGGAAGGTGGTGATAGTTGCCGGTTTCCAAGGAATTGATAAAGACGAAAATATTGTCACCCTTGGTCGCGGAGGAAGTGACACTTCTGCTGTAGCACTTGCTGCTGCCCTTGGTGCAGATGAGTGTGAAATTTATACTGACGTTGATGGTGTTTACACTGCCGATCCAAGAAAAATTCCTACAGCAAAGATGCATAAACAAATCACTTACGAAGAAATGTTAGAACTCGCTAGCCTTGGTGCGGGAGTCCTTCATTCTCGAAGTGTTGAATTAGGTATGAACTATAACGTGGTCATCCACGTACGATCCAGTTTCCACGACAAACCGGGAACTTTAGTGATGAGTGAGGACAAAATTATGGAAAAAATGAAAGTGAGCGGAGTAACTGCTAAAGGTGACCAAGCTCGAGTTACCATTGCCGATGTAAAAGACAAACCAGGGATTGCCGCAGAGTTATTCACTCAATTAGCAAACAAAGATGTGATTGTGGATGTCATCGTTCAATCGTCTCCAAGAGACGGAATCAATACCATTTCTTTTACCATTGCCAAAAAAGACATTTCCGCAGCAAAACCAATCATTGATGCCTATGCAAAAGATCATGGAAATGGAAAAGCAGAAATAGACGAAAACATTTCGATTGTTTCTGCTGTTGGTGTGGGGATGAAATCCCATGTAGGTGTGGCCGCTAAGATGTTCCAATCACTCGCTGAAAAAAACATCAATATTGAAATGATCTCCACCTCAGAGATTAAAATTTCCTGCGTCATCAAACAAAACCAAGCGGAAGATGCAGTAAAGGCTTTACATACTACGTTCATCGGGTAA
- a CDS encoding acyl-CoA desaturase, which produces MNSSSSTVEPIVKEKAPLLFLILFFLVQATVLTVFTVPFSWSLVGLALGSYFLRMFGITAAYHRYFSHASFKTSRVFQFVLAWIGAMAMQKGPLWWAAHHRNHHKYSDTEKDIHSPSRKGFWYSHMFWFLRNDYNDYEAKLIPDFYKYPELRFIDRHHWIAPLSYAILLYLVGGWAWLVYGYAVSTFFLGHATWTINSLSHVYGSVRYDSRDTSKNNFWLALLTMGEGWHNNHHYYCSSVNQGFYWYEVDVSYYILKVLSWFGIVWDLKKPPKKVIEEGLLRDREQKATKRFLRESKQSSKIKNKTEVLSI; this is translated from the coding sequence ATGAATTCTTCCTCCTCAACCGTCGAGCCGATTGTCAAAGAAAAGGCTCCTTTACTTTTTCTAATTTTGTTTTTTTTGGTCCAAGCCACTGTCCTTACCGTTTTTACCGTTCCCTTTTCCTGGTCTCTGGTGGGGCTGGCCCTTGGATCCTATTTCCTTCGGATGTTTGGAATCACTGCTGCTTACCATCGTTATTTTTCACATGCTTCCTTCAAAACATCCCGCGTGTTTCAATTTGTTTTGGCATGGATCGGGGCCATGGCTATGCAGAAAGGTCCACTCTGGTGGGCGGCTCACCATAGAAACCACCATAAGTATTCAGATACCGAAAAGGACATCCATTCTCCCAGCCGAAAGGGATTTTGGTATTCGCATATGTTTTGGTTTTTAAGAAACGATTACAATGATTATGAAGCCAAACTCATTCCTGATTTTTATAAATATCCCGAGTTACGTTTTATCGACCGTCACCATTGGATTGCACCGTTATCGTATGCCATCTTACTCTATTTAGTGGGTGGTTGGGCTTGGCTTGTGTATGGATATGCTGTTTCTACTTTCTTTTTAGGCCATGCCACGTGGACGATTAATTCTCTTTCTCATGTTTACGGTTCAGTGCGGTATGATTCACGCGATACGAGTAAAAATAATTTTTGGCTGGCACTTCTTACGATGGGTGAAGGTTGGCATAACAACCACCACTATTACTGTTCATCGGTAAACCAAGGGTTCTATTGGTATGAAGTGGATGTTTCTTATTATATTTTAAAAGTTCTTAGTTGGTTTGGGATTGTTTGGGATTTAAAAAAACCACCTAAAAAAGTGATTGAGGAAGGACTTCTTCGAGACCGCGAACAAAAGGCAACAAAACGATTCCTACGTGAATCGAAACAATCTTCTAAGATCAAAAACAAAACAGAGGTATTGTCTATTTAA
- a CDS encoding LIC13255 family lipoprotein: MKFFYLGIIALLFSIGINFQCIQNRDDLFYSASEGNQKIFETYALKNSSCGANKLPGALVLGRVKIDELKLCFKAIELTDCNTWNTEGYLPDSCKAISTSFR, encoded by the coding sequence ATGAAATTTTTCTACCTCGGGATTATCGCCCTTCTTTTTAGCATTGGAATCAACTTTCAATGCATTCAAAATCGAGATGATTTGTTTTATTCTGCAAGTGAAGGAAACCAAAAGATTTTTGAAACTTATGCTTTAAAAAACTCTTCCTGCGGTGCAAACAAACTTCCTGGTGCACTGGTGCTTGGTAGAGTTAAAATTGACGAATTAAAACTTTGTTTTAAGGCAATTGAACTGACAGATTGTAACACATGGAATACGGAAGGATATCTTCCTGACTCCTGTAAAGCAATTAGTACGAGTTTTAGATAG